AGTTGTAATAAAGGTACCATATAAACTCAACAAAAAGAAGCTCCAGCTATGAATGAGTTCACAAGAAGCCAGAAAATTACTACCACGAGTTAAAAAAGATAGACGGAAACATTGTACCTTGTTCTGATTCTAATTCCTTGCATTCTCGGGTGGTCGATCTTTCACCGTGGTGAGTAACAAAACTCAACTCTGTCACAGTTACCTGCAATAATATATGAAATGAACATGCATGTAAATGCATCCTTCTTATTTGCATAAACAAGAAGGGAAGTAAACCCATACATTAAATAAACATCATGTTAACTCCATTAATGCATCAATCAAATTCCATTAGAAGCTTAGGATACCAAAATTAACCAACGTAAGTTTGATTGATATCATTAATCATAAACAATtgtaggaaaaaaaaaagagcttatTTTTCTGAAGAACCTTGTAATAGATTATGAGTTGCTTATCTAGAGTAGCGACAGAGAAAGACCCCAAAACCCCTGAAACATAAATAAAATCCCCAGGCTTAACATGTTCCATACAAATTTTCCCCATCTCGCTCCACATCTGCAGTCTAATCCTGTTTTAAAATCATAATTCCAGCATTAAATTTTCAACAAGGTTAAACTTAGAAAATAACCCAGTAAAAGAAATTTACTTGAATCTGCAATCAGAATCATAGGGGTTTTTGACATTGAGGCGAGTCTGAACCCCAAAGTAATCGCTCCTGGTATTCATAACGTTGAGAGGCTCGCCCACTGTTCCTATTAAGCTGATGCGGTTCCGCGATGGAGGCTCCCCTTCCACAGTCGTCGGCCGCTGGAATTTAAGAGCGAGCCGGTAAATCGCGCTACCTTCTTTTTCATCGTCGACGAAATGGTTTGAGAACCTGCGATTTGAAGCTACGGATGAATGGAATGAGTTACGATTTGGAAGGGGAAGTTGGGAAATACGTCGGAGGATTAACGCTCCGATACGACGAACTATCATAAATCCAACACGTGGCAGTGATCGTTGAGGCCCACGACTCTTTACTACCGGCGGGATAATTGAAAAGTGAATGTTCGGGTGGTATTCAAAGCGGAAGAGTGGCGGGGTTTTTCTTCTCTGAGAGGGGTTCTATATTCAGACGGAAGAAGATTGTAAACATGTACATACTAGTCACGTGATAGAAGCACTGGAGAAGGGGTTTTTCCACCTAGAGAGTCACGTGTTTGGATTTTGTAGCCTCTTGTTTTGCTTCAACTAGGCCGCTTTCCCTAAGGTGAAACTATCATCCAATCCAATGGTGTTAGCTAAATCTAATATTATTACTcgtaatattatattttagaataagcttaatattttgataatttctaatATAATACTTTTTCTAATTATATTAAGATATCGTTGTAACActctttacccgtattcgacatcgaaatagggtatgagacattactagaacacatacacttgtaaacgtatttaactgAGTTATAAAACTTCATCTacattaaaactttcaaattattaacatgcttttataattattcataatatatcctcaaaatattatattcataataaataggacctacgagacccgatacatattcATGCAATTCACAAGTCTTAATAATTCaatgtttcattttcatttcattcaattcacaaatttctcatgttcacaattcaaatcattaagttcaatacttaTACGTATTTACTATTTagctcaacgtttatcgattataccatttattaacacatttatgaaattctcaattgtGCAATGAATATAtcattttagcttaaataacaacatcaattcaactcatcatcctGGTATAAATTCACTACCACTTATTCATTTActataattcttttgggcccatttgtcacttaccatccttaatcaaattagggaatggttatggaaaattgagtactttacttccactttgccatagtataactatggtcttgcgttGCGTATGATCACTTAGCACTTTCCGAAGCCATAGCTCtgtcatggtcttacacagatcacatttatcacttgtcacttgtcattgatcagataagtgtagctaaagctactacttatcacttgtcacttatcactaccacttatcacttgtcactgatcaaaAGTACTCAAATCCaacgttccgctcaatttgatcatttattcggtttcgcattattattttattctcaattcagcaacaaatatatatcatcatacattatataattcacgaaattaacatttaatcattaaatttctgccacatgaacttactatttcattacctttccacactcaTTTCCTATGCAcgtcacacaagatataaacatatcattcaaccatagtagcaagctagtgtatttaaacataactctttttggaactaaccacgtgataaaccatttcactagagattacataatttaaaccttaccacccctttcatgatcacaagcatattttcaaTTAGGcaattaccatttcaatgcataacttataaatttaacgtggcataatccaaccacTACTTGGTtaaagcctaagcatgtacaccaaatatgttagccaaatacacatatagcataagcattataagcatggatgagcacaacatttattcatgtatcacgtttaccaacatgtgttaattcataaaccattcatgacattatttcatgccaaatcatataccgaatataccatacacacatactatgaaactttattttcacacatgagcttaaaccatgaccaataatgcacaaatataagcatcatttctatttcataatttatcaattataatcaagcatatgaccaattatacacaaatcattcatatatttcccaattttcctcctcctcctctccattccacatccttaatgtgtataacagatttaaacaacattatccataCTATCACTATTTTCCTGTATGTAAATTCAAGCTATCTATTTGATtcagagtcactaatttatttatatctcgagaTACAgtgctccaaattaagatccgttaatttttcctaaaactagactcacatatcttcttaccataaaattttcaaaatttttggtccagccaataagtacagtttattctttaaattttctcccgtttcactatttgatagttccgacctctcttcactaaaaattaattatctcattgtacagaattcaaatgatgttctcgtttatttatcttaaaaataaactcattaagtattttaaacatataaattataacccataattatttttatacaatttttaatgaattttccaagtcaaaacaggggattccgaaatcattctgaccctgtctcactcaagttcaaatatctcataatataaaattcttttgtgtacgtttcttttatgtgaaagtagactcattcagctttaatttcatatatcattaagcctctaattcaatttccaccatttttggtgatttatGCCAAGAAAgtctcttttctctctcctagggtttctatgtaaattttggggaagaagatgatagaaaaagatgatatgttcatgtaattaattatcatcttttaattccccaaattccaatttagtcattttatttttctcaaattccatggatgattcatccataaaAATCTACCATCTTTTGATTGAcagtctatttaccatataaagacgatctagttttgaatttcatagctatttaacccTTCTaacttctagaattcaatttctacattttacacaaataggtcatttccttaattaatcactaaactgataaaattttcatatcagtattttcatgcaaccttcctatcataatacaacccgtgtcataattttaaaataaaatttttcttgtcgaatttgtggtcccgaaaccactgttccgactagacccaaaatcgggctgttacaatcgtAATATAATGTATAATTTCATTACAACacttaaaattttgaacataatttaaaatttaggatAAAAAAACACCTTTAGTCTAATGATATTAATCAAAGTTTTCcctaaaaaattaagaaaaataattcaattattttagAGTTGGAGTAAAATACAAAaaagtcacttttgtttacctcatactacattttagtcacttgtatttgaaatattacgttttagtcacttacgttatcgttttgttacgaaatggTTAATTTACCGTTAAGCTTCGTTACCTCCCTAATGGCAAACCTACATGACAatccaaattgattttaaataCCAACTTGGATGTCCTATGTGGTagtctaaattaaatttatttaattaaaaacttgttTTTATCCCAGTAGCTAGACATCTAATTTGGCATTTAAAATCCGTTTGGACTGTCGCGTAAGACTGCCATTAGGGAGGTAATGGAGCTTAATGGTAGAGTgactacttcgtaacaaaacaataacgtatatgactaaaacgtaatattttaaacataaatgactaaaatgtaatatgagacaaacaaaagtaacTATCTTTATAGTTTACCGTTAAAATTGTTGAAAACCTCAAAAGCGGTTTGGAGGTTTATATTATGAAGTTTAGTTTTGTTTCTTTTCATATtaaatgcatataaatatattattataattgttttaatggttggtataataaatttgaatttattaaaatattataaatttatgaaaatttaagaCTAAAAAAAGTTAAACTTGTAAAAACAAAAATACTTTATTAAAATTTACTTATAGATAATATTATATTTCGTCAACTAAACACTTGGATATTACATTTCACTCGTAATCTTATATTTCCATACGAAATGCTATTTAAGATTCGACAAACTGAACGCACCCTAAGAACTAGTTTAGcattgtttttgaaaaacatagtgaaaaattgattttgaaaagtttggttggAATTTTATGCCCTTAGTATTgcttttaaaatgtaaatttaaaaaaataaaatgtttattttaatcatgaggttgaaaagtaaaaatatacatttaaatcatGTTCATATTCTttgatattatgatattttagtgtgaatataaaaataatttattgtaactcattattaatattttgatatataaaatatgaattttaaatactCTTGAAGTAATTGATATTAATTctttgtataatttaatttgagtatataaactatattttaaatattaaaatataaccattacaaatttaaatatataatattatatatttgaaaaaaattccaaTAAGAAAATAATGCTTGCTATTTTATAAAATACcctcattattttaaaaataatgtataatattATACCTTGGAAAAAATACCCTCATTATAATGCTTGCTATTTTATAAAATGAAGGATTTTTAGTAATTGTTTAAtaggaaaaaaaaacacaaatgagTGAGATAGACTccttgtaaatatatatatatatatatatatatatatataatagttattT
The genomic region above belongs to Gossypium hirsutum isolate 1008001.06 chromosome D05, Gossypium_hirsutum_v2.1, whole genome shotgun sequence and contains:
- the LOC107940679 gene encoding protein OSB1, mitochondrial, which codes for MIVRRIGALILRRISQLPLPNRNSFHSSVASNRRFSNHFVDDEKEGSAIYRLALKFQRPTTVEGEPPSRNRISLIGTVGEPLNVMNTRSDYFGVQTRLNVKNPYDSDCRFKIRLQMWSEMGKICMEHVKPGDFIYVSGVLGSFSVATLDKQLIIYYKVTVTELSFVTHHGERSTTRECKELESEQDLGEAGMGSYDSQLYLWQVFFTNPFEWWDNRKSKKNPRQPDFKHKDTGEALWLNPNDPPWIKKQLQLLDSKLAEGLGDRESRRYRISEWEYDV